A single region of the Triticum dicoccoides isolate Atlit2015 ecotype Zavitan chromosome 2B, WEW_v2.0, whole genome shotgun sequence genome encodes:
- the LOC119368582 gene encoding uncharacterized protein LOC119368582, whose translation MVMMGQLGRLVDGLRSKMRAGGGKKGTGKKAAAAAYEQMGKTESMRVEIKSRQAQKLIAKNLVAADSIGRRSRNKRFFLAF comes from the coding sequence ATGGTGATGATGGGGCAGCTGGGGAGGCTGGTTGATGGGCTCAGGTCCAAGATGAGGGCCGGCGGCGGGAAGAAGGGGACGGGAAAGAAGGCTGCCGCGGCGGCATACGAGCAGATGGGGAAGACGGAGAGCATGAGGGTGGAGATCAAGAGTCGGCAGGCGCAGAAGCTCATCGCCAAGAACCTCGTCGCCGCCGACTCCATAGGCCGCAGGAGCAGGAACAAGCGCTTCTTCCTCGCCTTCTAA